Part of the Henckelia pumila isolate YLH828 chromosome 2, ASM3356847v2, whole genome shotgun sequence genome is shown below.
CCATCAATTGGGCTAGAAAAATATTATCGTAAATCGTAGAATAGGCCCAAACCAATCTACTGATTAGTTAaacaaaaaaactcaaaatactAGAAGAAAGCAATACAGATATGTTCGTAAAAAATGGAAAAGAAAAAGTAATATGGATAGATTCAAACTTTATTGGCATCCCACACATTTAGCCTTGGGTCACTCAGAAATGGACACCTCATGTAAAGAACAGACACCTCCACGACTCGTGTCACCTTCACAAAAACACCATAAatgttatatatttttcattttatttggtgagaaaaaagaaaaaagaaaaaaaccctTATAAATAACTCGACCAAGTACCCTAATCTCACCAAGAAAATTCAATTGTCGCAAAAGATCAGAAGAAATATGGAAAAGAAACAAGATGGTGAGAAGAAAGGAAATGTAGAAGGGTTACCCATTGAAACAAGCCCTTACACACAGTACAAGGACTTGGAAGATTACAAGCAGCAAGGCTATGGCACACAAGGCCACCTACAGCCTCAACCTGGCCGTGGCGCCGCCGCCTCCACGGACGCCCCCACCGTCTCCGGCGGCGTAGCCACCAATCCCGTGGCTCAGCTCGCCACCAAGGATACCGGCAAGAATTGATCAGCTCGATTAGTTACTGTGTCCACGTTTTTGTTTACAAGTGGTGCCTTgtgttctttttttaaaaaaatatttttacgcTTTGTTAAGaaacaaatatataatatatcctACATGTTTTgcctaattttattttattgtttggcCAGAGCTATACCTAAATGTAAAGTATTAAATGAACAGGTTTGCTATGGTGAACAATCACCTTGAGTACTGCCATCGTGAGCATTTTTTGAGCACTGTTGATGTGAAATTTTATATATCTAATAGGTAAATGTCACGTGAGTAGGTGCTCACAAAAGTGTTCGCGGTGAATGCTCATCGTAGCAAACTGATTAAATTAATCTCAAAACAAGCAAAGAGATCAAcgtattttctattaaattgttTATCAgtaaaagtttttttaaaataatatcgtGTCAATCATGGAGATATTCAAATTATTCATATACTTGCGAACTGCGAATATTTGGGAAATATAGATGTAGGTACAGTGATTTAATTACTGTGtggttaattaaaaattttagacgatcatttttatcattttattgtgGTTAATTAAAAACTTTAGACGAtcatttttatcattttatttttatttcaggaTTATACGTACAAATACAATCTTAGTAAATCTTTAGGTTAACGGAGTGGTCTACAAATCAACAATCATATTAAAGTTTTTTAAGTTGTGCGGAGACCTTAAAAAGTGATGTGCTGGAAAATTTTAGAAGTGTTTTTCTCAAATACTATCTAAATACATTTAATTTTGGTGTGAGAGATTCGTTCAATAAAATAGTTGTTTGacttataaattaattttagtttatttaactatcatttaatcaattaaaatttttaataatggATGTTGATGGATTAAAGTTGTAACCGTAAAGAATTGGTAAAGGACTTTCAGACCTACAATGTAAGTAGTGGGATGAAATCGTAAAGAATTGGTAAACTACTTTCAGACTTACATTGGTAAACTACTTTCAAGACCTACAATATAAGTAGTGGAATGATGGTTTTATGTAAAGAATTGGTAAACTATTTTCAGACCTACAATGTAAGTAGTGGGATGATGGAGTTGAGAACTTGGGAAACTAGCTCGACTCTCGAGGTATTAGGTAGAGAAAAAAGAGAAGATCAAGTCAAAACAATTATAAGTAATGGGATGGTGGAGTTGCGAACTTGGAAAACTGGCTCAGACTCTCAAGAAACCAAACAGAAAAATAGGAGAAGATCAAGTCAAAACCATTATATATGTAGTAGGATGGTGGAGTTGGGCACTCGGAGAACCTTGGGCACTTGAGAACCAGCAACTAAGCAGAAAGAATGATGAGAGTAAGACCAAGTCAAAACAGTTAAAAGTTAGTGGAATAGTTAGCGTTGTAAGTAGTGGCTAATGCAGTTGAGCATTTGAAAACCAAGTCAAAACAGTTAAAAGTTAGTGGAATAGTTAGTGCTGTAAGTAGTGGTCTAATGCAGTTGAGCATTTGAAAAACGAACTCGGGAACCAGCTAGCATTTAAATGGGCATCCATGTAGAAGAAAGGAGACACGACTCAATCATCATCAACAAatgaatttttctctcaattcacAGCAGCATAGCTTGCAGAATTTTCAAAGCTtccttttattttatatttcctGAAAttccaataaaatattttcagcttATGTTCATGTAGTTTCTTTGCATTTCCAGCACTTCGTTTTTCTTGTTTTATTGTAAATGTTCTTCTGTATTTTGATTtcataatattaaatttaatttttattattattatggagTATTTTTCAGTCAATTTCTTATGTTTTTTAGCGTTAAACCGGAGAAATCGAAACTGACGATGAAACTGAGGCTCGTAATTATTTTGGTAGAAGTtagattttttcttttttttttattttcacttttaaccaatgttttcataaccagaccggtgatcgaaccggtctatCTTAAAAAAACGGTTCAACCGGTTcaaccgttttaaccggacgtcggaccggaaaaccgtttatataatataatataattaataatatcttttaaattttataaatctaaaagatgtatataaataaacaaaaatatatttatcagtttaaaaaataaataactatataaatatattcaaaatattaattatagttatatatactatatttttataaataaataaattaattaaaaaaatataataatagaaaaataatatttttaacgaattacaaatttcaaataatcatgtgtatatatataataaaatattaaattaatattttaaaattaaaaaaaacaatttttaaaaaaaattaaaaaaaaattcgaaaaccggttcaaccggttttcTGGCCGATTCTTGGGACCGGTTCTTAGCCGGTTCTtggccggttcgaccggttttgaccggttctTGACCGATTTTGAGCGGTTGAACCGTTAAAACGATTTTTAGGGGTATTTCGGACCGGACCAGCGACCGGTTCCCAGTCGAACCGGCCAGTCCGGTCCGGTTTTTAAAACACTGCTTTTAACACGTTTCGTACATCAGTACATGGCACGCCCGCATGCAAAAATGGGTACCAAACAATATTAAAAAGGATTAAACTCatgattatattaaacaaatctGAATAATACGATTAATTTGTTCGATTAAATATTGAAATGATGTATGCTCATGATTAAAGTGATCAACTTACTTACTGTCGTGAACTTCCGTATCTATTataatttcttttttatttggtttccctttcttgtTTTAAACTAAAATTTCGGTATTTGTTAattgattttctttttttttttccccaatGTTTTTAGTGTTTTTCGTTACAATTGCGCGCAAACTTTTTGTTTTAGATATCACAATTATTCACAAAAGGTAATTTGTAACCACTCGGTTGGGCTTATTTTATCGGGATATAATTTATGTTGTTAATTCAAGTTTCGAAACACCCATAAACTCAAACtaacatttttaattaaaataaaattaattttagtaaaaaaatcaaattggtTGGTTCAATCTATAATGAacgataaaaataaaataaaataaaatcaaaatataccaTTCGATCGGTTCAGCGGGGCGAATGACAACAACTTGCGCTTCGAGGCCGAAATACATATATTTGGAGGCCCAACGAAATGAAAACATTTGGGCTGAGCCC
Proteins encoded:
- the LOC140885175 gene encoding uncharacterized protein; translated protein: MEKKQDGEKKGNVEGLPIETSPYTQYKDLEDYKQQGYGTQGHLQPQPGRGAAASTDAPTVSGGVATNPVAQLATKDTGKN